One window from the genome of Dyadobacter sp. CECT 9275 encodes:
- the pyk gene encoding pyruvate kinase — MSSKKTRIVATVGPASETKEMLYALAKAGVNVFRLNFSHGTHADHLARLNTIREINEEYGLNLAILQDLQGPKIRIGMVAEKDGVLIEAGNKLILSNTEVLGTSEKVSTPYDGMYNDVKIGDRILMDDGKLEVLVTGLDGSDVVTEVIYGGYLKSKKGVNLPNTKVSMPSVTAKDYEDLEFGLEHNAEWIALSFVRTASEILKVKEYIRNKGKLSKVVAKIEKPEAILNIDEIIEATDAIMVARGDLGVELPAEEVPMIQKMIVDKCNKAGKPVIVATQMLESMIESPRATRAELNDVANSVLDGADAVMLSAETASGKYPILAVESMTRTIEKVEASTNSVYFKHHAFVNETPGADKLNDNVVMSACRLARDTQAAAIIGITRSGYTSFRLSHHRPKANLFIFTSNRVLMNQLALYWGTKVFYYDRYQGVSTDDLIEDIKLFLIEKGELQKGDVFINTLSMPVSKLRKTNTVKLSVVE, encoded by the coding sequence ATGTCTTCCAAAAAAACAAGAATCGTAGCCACGGTTGGTCCCGCATCAGAAACTAAAGAAATGCTATACGCTCTGGCAAAAGCCGGGGTAAACGTTTTCAGACTCAACTTTTCGCATGGTACCCATGCGGACCATCTTGCCAGATTAAATACTATTCGTGAAATCAATGAAGAATATGGATTAAATCTTGCCATTCTGCAGGATTTACAGGGCCCAAAGATCCGTATTGGTATGGTGGCCGAAAAGGATGGTGTCCTCATTGAAGCTGGTAATAAATTAATTCTTTCTAATACCGAAGTGCTGGGTACCTCCGAAAAGGTGAGCACTCCTTACGACGGTATGTACAATGATGTGAAGATCGGAGACCGTATCCTGATGGACGACGGCAAGCTGGAAGTACTCGTTACCGGGCTCGACGGAAGCGACGTGGTCACCGAAGTAATTTATGGCGGTTATCTGAAATCAAAAAAAGGCGTTAACCTGCCCAACACAAAGGTATCCATGCCATCTGTAACTGCGAAGGATTATGAAGACCTTGAATTTGGTCTTGAACATAACGCTGAATGGATCGCGCTTTCCTTCGTTCGCACGGCGTCCGAAATTCTTAAGGTAAAAGAATATATCCGGAACAAAGGCAAGCTTTCCAAAGTAGTTGCCAAAATTGAAAAACCCGAAGCGATCCTGAACATCGACGAAATCATTGAAGCAACCGATGCGATCATGGTTGCCCGCGGTGACCTGGGTGTTGAACTCCCCGCTGAAGAAGTTCCGATGATCCAGAAAATGATCGTGGACAAATGTAATAAAGCCGGTAAACCAGTAATTGTTGCTACCCAGATGCTGGAAAGCATGATCGAAAGCCCGAGAGCTACCCGCGCCGAATTGAACGACGTGGCAAACTCTGTACTGGACGGAGCTGATGCCGTTATGCTCAGCGCAGAAACAGCTTCCGGGAAATACCCCATTTTAGCTGTTGAAAGCATGACACGTACCATTGAAAAAGTGGAGGCTTCCACCAACAGCGTGTACTTCAAACATCATGCTTTTGTAAACGAAACACCGGGTGCTGATAAGCTGAACGACAACGTGGTCATGAGTGCCTGCCGTTTGGCGCGCGATACCCAGGCGGCTGCCATCATCGGAATCACCCGGTCGGGATATACCTCATTCCGCCTGTCTCACCACCGCCCCAAGGCCAACTTGTTTATTTTCACCTCCAACAGGGTTTTAATGAATCAGCTGGCGCTTTACTGGGGTACCAAGGTTTTCTATTACGATCGCTACCAGGGAGTTTCAACAGATGATCTTATTGAGGATATCAAATTGTTCCTGATTGAAAAAGGAGAGCTGCAAAAAGGAGATGTATTTATTAATACACTCAGTATGCCGGTTTCCAAGTTAAGGAAAACCAATACTGTTAAATTAAGCGTGGTAGAATAA
- a CDS encoding BlaI/MecI/CopY family transcriptional regulator has product MEIRTLTRAEEEVMRILWQLKKAFVKDILAEMPEPKPAYNTVSTIIRILEKKEVVGYTAFGKTHEYFPLISEEEYKRHEMKQLMVNYFDNSLPNLVSFFVKDNDLKSKDLDEIMKLINDHKNN; this is encoded by the coding sequence ATGGAAATTCGTACACTCACACGCGCCGAAGAAGAAGTTATGCGCATCCTGTGGCAATTGAAAAAAGCATTTGTAAAAGATATACTGGCCGAAATGCCGGAGCCCAAGCCTGCCTATAATACGGTTTCAACCATCATCAGGATTCTCGAAAAGAAAGAAGTAGTGGGATACACGGCTTTTGGAAAAACCCACGAGTATTTCCCCCTCATCAGCGAAGAGGAATACAAACGCCATGAAATGAAGCAGCTGATGGTCAATTATTTTGATAATTCATTGCCTAACCTGGTTTCCTTTTTTGTAAAGGACAATGACCTTAAGTCCAAAGATCTGGATGAAATTATGAAACTGATCAATGATCACAAAAACAACTAA
- a CDS encoding M56 family metallopeptidase, with amino-acid sequence MNILIFIGKVSLYWVLFYACYLLFLRRQTFFIWNRFYLIAALIISFALPFIIYPESAPALPVIYEITSQPFTVSTVQAETPSLLTLTNMLWFVYAIGAVISGFKLYRSIRQLSGLLHEGERIELEDCTVILIDSDQVGSFSFLKWIVINRSDYENHFDAILRHEMIHVGQKHSYDILWIEFLKIIFWFNPILIFYKNAIQEVHEYLADEAAPNRETYAMFLVSYALNAPIASLTNHFFKPSQIKARIRMIYKNRSSKWLLSTYMITLLSVGLIALVVAGCEQIVETETPADNEKKSSKLNARVTSQPSPQKVFTVVEEQPEFPGGIKAMYDFLGRNVHYPEAAAKANVSGRVFLSFVVSETGEISDILVLKGIGFGCDEEAVRVLKSFPKWVPGKQGGLPVNVRYNLPINFELTDGQPEIVSKLPETRVQITQNGPAPMYVVNGVIITDTLSLKKIDPDNIQFINVRKGESATEAYGEKGKNGVIEIKTTSL; translated from the coding sequence ATGAACATCCTGATCTTTATCGGTAAGGTGAGCCTGTACTGGGTGCTTTTTTATGCCTGTTATCTCCTGTTCCTGCGGCGGCAAACCTTTTTTATCTGGAACCGTTTTTATCTGATCGCAGCACTCATTATTTCGTTTGCCCTTCCGTTTATCATTTACCCTGAGTCTGCACCAGCCCTGCCGGTCATTTACGAGATAACCAGCCAACCCTTTACTGTATCCACCGTCCAGGCAGAAACACCTTCACTGCTTACCCTGACCAATATGCTCTGGTTTGTTTATGCAATAGGAGCTGTGATCAGCGGTTTTAAGTTGTACCGCAGTATACGGCAACTCTCAGGTTTACTGCACGAGGGAGAACGCATTGAGCTGGAAGACTGCACGGTAATTTTAATAGATTCAGATCAGGTTGGTTCCTTTTCCTTCCTGAAATGGATCGTCATCAACAGGAGCGATTACGAAAATCATTTTGACGCTATACTACGGCATGAAATGATCCATGTCGGGCAGAAACACAGTTATGATATTTTATGGATAGAATTTTTAAAAATTATATTCTGGTTTAACCCCATTCTGATCTTTTATAAAAACGCTATCCAGGAAGTACATGAATACCTGGCCGATGAAGCGGCCCCCAACCGTGAAACCTATGCGATGTTTCTGGTTTCCTATGCCCTGAACGCCCCCATTGCTTCGCTGACGAATCATTTTTTCAAACCGTCCCAGATCAAAGCGAGGATCCGGATGATTTATAAAAACCGTTCCTCGAAATGGTTACTTAGTACCTACATGATCACGCTGTTATCTGTCGGCCTGATCGCCCTGGTGGTGGCTGGCTGCGAGCAGATCGTAGAGACGGAAACGCCCGCAGACAATGAAAAGAAAAGCAGCAAATTGAATGCCCGAGTTACCTCGCAACCCTCGCCCCAGAAGGTATTCACGGTGGTGGAAGAGCAACCCGAGTTCCCCGGTGGCATAAAAGCCATGTATGACTTCCTCGGCAGGAACGTTCACTATCCTGAGGCGGCTGCAAAGGCCAATGTAAGCGGACGGGTTTTCCTCTCCTTTGTCGTTTCCGAAACAGGTGAAATAAGCGATATCCTGGTTCTGAAGGGAATCGGCTTTGGCTGCGACGAAGAGGCGGTGCGGGTATTGAAATCATTTCCAAAGTGGGTACCAGGCAAACAGGGAGGCCTGCCGGTGAATGTAAGGTACAATCTGCCCATTAACTTTGAGTTAACCGACGGCCAGCCAGAAATAGTCTCCAAACTGCCTGAAACCCGTGTTCAGATTACACAAAATGGTCCTGCACCCATGTATGTTGTTAACGGCGTGATCATCACAGACACGCTTAGCCTGAAGAAAATTGATCCGGACAACATTCAGTTTATTAATGTCCGGAAAGGCGAGAGCGCCACTGAGGCGTACGGGGAAAAAGGCAAAAACGGAGTAATTGAAATTAAGACCACCTCTCTTTAA
- a CDS encoding Uma2 family endonuclease, whose translation MIAPSGPRTDIPAQMIPNALIHEIIDGKPLYRKGYRDVLSKTKKIEDIMGSSSLQFFIIDFILRILYRNVDEDQYIIATNEAGLHLDRRNNIAGDILIFDKDVLTMDKINRHYSQVPPKVSIEIDLDIELEELTESSYISIKTKKLLEFGAEKVIWFLTEQKKVMIATKHTDWLMEDWDTNVEIMPGITCNLGGYLKEKGSEFA comes from the coding sequence ATGATAGCTCCTTCAGGCCCACGCACGGACATTCCTGCCCAAATGATACCCAACGCTCTGATCCATGAAATAATTGACGGCAAACCTCTTTACAGAAAAGGTTACCGTGATGTATTATCCAAAACCAAAAAGATAGAGGATATAATGGGATCCAGTTCGCTGCAGTTTTTTATAATTGATTTTATCTTAAGAATTTTATACAGGAATGTTGATGAGGATCAATATATAATCGCTACCAACGAAGCAGGTTTGCATCTGGACCGGAGAAATAACATTGCCGGAGATATTTTGATATTCGACAAGGATGTGCTGACAATGGATAAAATCAACAGGCATTATTCCCAGGTACCTCCTAAAGTATCCATAGAAATTGATTTGGATATTGAACTCGAAGAACTCACTGAAAGCAGCTACATTTCCATCAAAACCAAAAAACTTCTGGAATTCGGAGCCGAAAAAGTGATCTGGTTTCTTACCGAGCAAAAGAAGGTAATGATTGCAACTAAACATACCGACTGGCTGATGGAGGATTGGGATACTAACGTTGAGATCATGCCTGGAATTACCTGCAACTTAGGCGGATATCTCAAAGAAAAAGGATCTGAATTTGCCTGA